Within the Bradyrhizobium cosmicum genome, the region CTGAATGCGCGGCCGATATGGGGATTCCAGTAACCACAATCGAACGAGTCGGGCGCACCATGGAGGCCAAGGCGCTTCGACCCGGGAGCAAATTGAAATGATGAACAACGGACTGAGTCACGGATCTGCGAAGATCTATCAATTCCCCGTCGGGGGCCGCGCGGCTCTCGCCGGACACCGCTATGGCGATCCCCGCTTTCCTGCCGATCACGCTTCGCTTCCCGCGAACGTCTCGATCTGCAGCGACAGCTGGTACCACCAGGACGCGGTCGACGAAGCAAAGCCCAAATGGGAACGCTAATGCCAGTGTTTGGTAGAATACCGCCGCGCTCTCGCAAGTGCCCGGCGGCAGTTTGAAAAAGGGTCGAAACAACGAGGTTTCGACCCTTTTTGATTCCTGCAACCCTCCCGCCTAGAGCCCTGCCTTTTCGATCACCGCGCAGGCCGTCACCGGCCGCTTGAGATGCTTGACCGTGGTCGCCCCGCTGTTGGGGATTCTCAACGTGATCCCGGACCCCGAATAGCGCGCGCCCGAGACCGTCAGCCGCTTGGCGAGAGTCGCCGGCTCGCCGTCGATTTGGACGAAGGCGCGCTTGTCGTCGTCATAAAATCCGACGATGAACTGCGTGCCATCAGCGCAGCGGTAGGTTCGGAACGTCTGCGCGTCCGCCTGGCGCGCACTGAGAATTCCGCCCGCAAGCATGGTGATCGCCAAAAGAATGGCCTTGTGCCGGCCCATGATCGCCCCCTGTAATAGAACTCAAGGACGCCTATCAAGCGCGTCCGGTGGAAACATAGCCCAAGCCGAACCCATGTCAGACTCCCCTGCCCGCCATCTCAGCCTGCAAGGCGCCAGCAATTTTCGCGACCTCGGCGGCTATCCGACCGCCGACGGCCGCACCACACGCTGGCGGCACATCTTCCGGTCCAACCATCTCGGCCAGCTCACGGCCGAAGACATCGAGGTCGTGCGTGCACTCGGCGTGCGCAGCGCATTCGACTTTCGCGGCGTCGAGGAGCGCGCGGCCGGGGTCTGCGTCGTGAACGAGATCGCCGTGCATTCGCTGCCGATCGAGCCCACGGTCGTGGCCGCGTTGCGCGCCGAGCTCGTCGCAGGCAGGCTGACGGCGCCGGTCGCGATCGAGATCATGCGCGAATCCTATCGCAACTACGTCCGGCACAACACGAATAGCTTCCGCGCGCTGTTCGGTCATCTGCTGGAAGATCGTGCCCCGCTCGTGATCCACTGCACCGCCGGCAAGGACCGCACCGGCTTTGCCAGCGCGCTGATCCTGCATGCGCTGGGCGTGCCCGACGAAATCATTGCGGAGGACTATCTCCTCACCAACACGCACTACAAGCGCGATGCGACCGCCGCCACCGATTTGCCGGACGATGTGCGCAATGCCATCGGCAGCGTCGAGACCTCCTATCTTGCTGCCGCCTTCGCAGCCGTCGACAGTGAGTACGGCGATCTCGAAACCTATTTGCGCGACGGACTCAAGATTGGTCCGCAAGAGCGGGAGGCGCTGCGGGCGCGTTATCTGCAGACGTGATCAGGGTTTCGGTCCGACCGCTAGCCAGCCTGACGACATGGTTGCATCGGTAATCGCTTTGCACAGCGCCTGGGAAACCTGAAGCGTGCTCCAGTCGCTCTGATGAAGCATGTCGGGACGATCAGTGGGATCAAGCAGTTGCTCGAAAGAAATGCCGTTTTGCACATGCCAATGCCGCATCAGGGCCCAGCGCTGAAACACGTTCACCTTTGCAGATGCCGCTATCCTGCGAATCTCCAGGACGATCCTTTCAGAAAGCTCGGCCTTATCGTCGCGAAGCATGGCGGTCACGTATTGCGGATCGATCAACACGACGTCCATCGGACGTTGACGCGGCTTGAGCAACTGGTTCACCCCGTCGGCGATTGCGTCGAGGACATCCTGGAACTTGTACTGATCTCTGTGAAAAACCGCGTTGGTCCCGATTTGCCAAAGTACCAGCGAGGGATTTTCTGAAAAGATGTCGGACTTGAAGCGTTTCAGTTCTTCCGGCGCTTCCTGCCCGCCCTTGCCCCGATTCACGACGTCGATCCGGGCGTCCGGCAGCGGTTCGGCATAGTGCTGTCTCAAATACATCTCGAGGCGATGAGGATAAGGCACGACGTCCGCCCGTCCGGCAGTCGAAGACGATCCCATCGCCACGATGCGAACCGGATCCGGTCGGCGCAGCGCGTCGAAGAAATTTCGCAGCGGGTGTTCGAGCTTGATGATGCCTTGGGGAACGTCGATCACCGGCAGACTGTCGGACATGTCGATCCCTCCTGCCATCCAAGGTTACAGCGATCATTCAGCCTTGAAGCCGCCGCCATTGCAAGTCCAATTCGGACCGCGCAATAGTCGGCGCGAGTTGAACGACGGAGAGCATCGTGCAGGGAAAAGTGATTGTGGTGACCGGCGCGCTCGGCGCGCTTGGCAAGGTCGTTGCCGAAACCGCGCAGTCACGCGGCGCGCGTATCGCTGGCATCGATCACGCCCCCTCGCAGCTTTCGGCGACGCCGGACCGGATCGAGATCGGCGGCGTCGATCTGTCCGACGCAGCACAGGCGAAGACAGCGATCGATGCGGCCGCAAAGCATTTCGGCCGGCTCGACGCGTTGATCAACATCGCAGGCGGCTTCGCCTTCGAGACCGTCGGCGACGGCGACATCAAGACGTGGCAACGCATGTATGCACTCAACGTGCTGACCGCCCTCAACGCCTCGCACGCGGCGTTGCCGTATCTCGCCGCCTCCAAGGCATGCCGCATCGTCAACATCGGTGCCATTGGCGCGCTCCAGGCCGGTTCCGGCATGGGCCCCTACGCCGCCTCGAAGGCCGGCGTGCATCGCCTCACCGAAGCGCTTGCGAACGAATGGAAGGGCAAAGTCACCGTGAACGCGGTGTTGCCGTCGATCATCGACACCAAGGCAAACCGCGCCGACATGCCGAAAGCAGACTTCTCCAAATGGGTCACGCCGCAGGAGCTCGCGGAGGTGATCTTGTTCCTTGCAAGCGACGCCGCAAGCGGCATCACCGGGGCGCTGATCCCCGTGGGCGGGCGAGTATAATCGCAGTTCGATCTGACGGCTGGGCGACGGCTCTGATTCAATCGGAGCCGAGAACGCTCTAGACTGCCCGCAACTGATTCTCCGATCGGACACGCCGTGGAAACCACGCTCTATCTGCCCGTCAAACGCTTCCTCGAAGAGCTCGGCTTCACGGTCAAGGGCGAGATCGGCGGCTGCGATCTCGTGGGCCTCAGCGCGGGCGATCCACCGGTCGTGGTGATCGGCGAGCTCAAGCTCGCCTTCAATCTCGAGCTCATTCTGCAAGCCATCGATCGCGCGCCAGCCGGCGACGAGGTCTGGATCGCCGCAAGGATGTCGATCCGCGGCAAGGGACGCGAGAGCGATGCGCGCTATCGCAATCTCTGCCGCCGGCTCGGCTTCGGGATGCTCGGGGTGACCGACCGCGGCCAGGTCGAGGTGCTGGTGAAGCCGCCGACCGCGGCACCGCGCCGCGAGCCGAAGGTTCGCTCGCGCCTCGTGGCCGAGCATCAACGCCGCCAGGGCGATCCCGTGCTCGGCGGCAGCACGCGCGCGCCGATCATGACGGCCTATCGGCAGCAGGCATTGGCGTGCGCATCGGAACTCGCGGGAGGCCCGCGGCGCGTGCGCGAATTGCGCGACCGTTGCCCTGACGCTGGCAAGATCTTGCTTAACAATGTGTATGGCTGGTTCGAACGCGCCGACCGGGGAATCTACGGGCTTACGGAGGCCGGGCACGCCGCGCTGAAGCGCTGGCCGCAACAACGGATCGAACGCGATGCCGGTGTCGTGTCAGCGTCCTGACACCCGACCGGTGCATAGCTGAGATGCCACACCGATTTCATATTGCAATGCAACATTGGCGGCACTAGGTATCCCGGCATCGAAACGAGGCCGTTATGAGCGCAGACTGGAATACCAAATATGGCACGCGGCGCGTGCGCCACGATCCCCCGACCCTGGACGAGGCGATCTTCGCCGCCGTCGGCATCACCGACGACCAGGAGCAGCAGGCCGAGATCGCTGCAGCGCTGATGGGGATGCCGCTCGATGTCGTGCAGGCCGAAGTGAAGAAGCAGGCTCGCACCAACAGCCGCATCACCGCGACCCGCGTGATCGCCGGCGAACAGGGCGCACAGCGCTCTGTGGTGGTCGAACGCCGTGTCGTGCGCCGCTTCGGCAACGACAAGCGCACCGGCACCTGAGCGCTTAATTCTCTAACCCCAATACGAAAGCGGACCGGTTTTGCCGGTCCGCTTTTTTGATTCCTGCCGGCTCTATGCGTCAGGCGGCGCGACTACCGTACATGCTGGAAATGATCTTCCAGCATGTCGAGTTGAAGCTGAGCAAGGCGCGGCCGGCCACGAATGGCGAGGCCGCGAGTTCAGCGAGCTCGGCCTCCGGCGTCTTGGCAAGATCGATCGTGCCGGTCGATTCGCCATGACGGAAAGCAAGATGCGCCCCGAACTTCCTGGCGAGCGCCCGCATCGCGTGATTCTCGGAGCCCGTGGTGATGCGCAGGCGCTTGTAGCCCTTCCAGCGCGCTTCCGCGATCAGCCGGCTGAACAAGATGGTCCCGACGTTCTGGCGGCGCGCCGAGGCTTCAACGCTGAAGGCAACCTCGGGCAGCGAATCGCCCTCCGGCGGATGCAGCTCGGCCGCACCGCGGACCACGCCGTCGACGATATAGGCAACGATCACGGTGCCGTCCTCGGCACAGCGGGCGGCGTAACGCTCGATGAAACTGTCGTCGAGGAAGCCGTTGAAACGATCATGCCGGCTTCCGGCATCGAGCCTAAGCAGGTGATCGCGCAGGAGCGGCAATTCTTCCTGCTGGCTCAGGGTCCGTACATAGCCCGGAACGGGCGTCGTGCGGACGTTCTCTTCCAATATCACGTGAAAACTCCTCTTGGTGTCCCTCGAGGAGGCGTTCGAATCCCTAGACCTCCAATATTGTGCATCGCAACAAGCTTTTCAAGACGGGAACCTGCCCAAGTTTCGAGCATCGCAAGCGACTAATTCGTTAACAAAATCAAAGTCCCGTAGTCATACGAGGACGAGCTGCGTCTGGGTGACCACTGCGACGAGCTTGCCGTCCTCGGTTTCCAGCCGAGTGGTCCAGACTTGGGTCCGCCGACCCCTGTGCACCGGGGTCGCTGTGGCGATAACCGTAGTTCCCTCCTTGGCCCCACCGATGAAGTTGGTCTTGCTCTCCAGGGTGGTCGTGCCCTTGGCGTCCTCCGGCAGGTTGATCACGGTTGCCGCCGCGCCGACGGAATCGGCGAGCGCCATCACCGCACCGCCGTGAATGGTGTGGTGGAGCGTGCAGAGATCGGGACGGACCGTCATCCGCGCTACGACGCGATCCCTCCCGGCCTCGATGAACTCGACGCCCTTGAGCTCGGCGAATGGCATCTTCATCGCTTGAAGTTTCTCGAGCGGCGTCATCGGATCTCCTCCCAATTCATTGTTGTCTCAGCGTGAATTGCCTGGCGCGGCAAAGCAATGACGTCAGAGGTAATCGCCCTGCTGACATTGGCGCCTTCATTTGCGCATATGCTCCTCCCATGCGCCACTTCCCGCCCCGCCGCATCGTCTGCCTGACCGAAGAGACCGTCGAAACGCTCTATTTGCTCGGCGAGCAGGACCGCATCGTCGGCGTCTCCGGCTACGCCGTCCGTCCGCCGCAGGTGCGGCGCGAGAAGCCGCGGGTGTCGGCCTTCGTCTCGGCGGACATGCCGAAAATCCTGGCGCTGGAACCGGACCTGGTGCTCGCCTTCTCGGATCTCCAGGCCGGTATCGTCGCTGATCTCGTTCGCGCCGGCGTCGATGTCCACGTCTTCAATCAGCGCGACATCGCCGGGATTTTGGCGATGATCCGAACACTCGGCGCGCTGGTCGGTGCGGTCGAGCGCGCCGAGGAACTCGCGCACGGCCACGAGCGGCGCCTTGCCGCGATGGCAGCAACATCCCGCCCCTCATCGCGGCCAAGAGTCTACTTCGAAGAATGGGACGACCCGCTGATCTCCGGCATCGGCTGGGTCTCCGAGCTGATCGAGATCGCCGGCGGCGCGGATGTGTTTCCGGAGCTGCGCGCCCGCCAGGCGGCCAAGGATCGTATCATCTCGGCGGACGCGGTGCGTGAAGCGTCGCCCGACGTGATCCTGGCGTCATGGTGCGGCAAGAAGGTCGTGCCCGCCCGCATCCGCGCGCGCGACGGCTGGAGTGAAATTCCGGCCGTGCGCAATGATCGCATCGTCGAGATCAAATCGCCGATCATCCTGCAACCGGGGCCAGCGGCGCTGACGGATGGGCTGGATGCGATCGTGACCGCGCTATGGGGCGAACGCCCCTGAGCTTTCAGCATCCACCTCCTTGATCCCGTCATCCTTCGAGGGACCCTGAAGAAGCGGCCACCTCAGGGCGACGGTGATAGCTTCTCACGTCACCGCGTTGACGACCTGATATTCCGGCCGGCGCCACACCTCGTCTCCGATCACTTCTTCCATGATCTCGGCCGCCCGCATGATCTCGCTCTCGCCGATGTAAAGCGGCGTAATTCCGAACCGCATGATGTCGGGCGCGCGGAAGTCGCCGATGACGCCGCGGGCGATCAGGGCCTGCATGGCGGCGTAGCCGCCCTCGAAGGCGAAGGAGACTTGCGAGCCGCGGTGCTCATGCGAGCGCGGGGTGACAAGCTTCAAGGACGGGCAACGACGCTCGACCTCCGCGATCAGGAGATCGCCGAGCGCCAGCGAGCGGGCGCGCACCTCGGCGATGTCGACGCGATCCCAGATGTCGAGCGAGGCTTCCAGCGCTGCCATCGCCAGCACCGGCGGCGTGCCCACCCGCATGCGCTCGACGCCGCCCGCGGCCGCATAGCCAAGCTCGAAGGCAAACGGCTTTTCGTGCCCCATCCATCCGGACAGAGCTGCGCGCGCAGTGTCGGCGTGACGCGGCGCGACGTAGAGGAAGGCCGGGGCGCCGGGACCGGCATTGATGTATTTGTAGGTGCAGCCCGCGGCGAAATCGGCGCCGCAGCCCGCAAGATCGACCGGCAACGCACCGGCGGAATGGGCGAGATCCCAGACGGTGACGATGCCGAGCGCGTGCGCTTTCTCGGTCAGCTTCGCCATGTCGTGGCGCCGGCCGGTGCGGTAGTCGACCTCGGTGATGTATAGGACGGCGATCTCCTCCGACAACGCGGCCTCGATCTCCTCCGGCGCCACCAGACGCAATTGATGGCCTCGGCCGAGCGTCGCGATCAGGCCTTCGGCCATGTACAGATCAGTCGGAAAATTGCCGGTGTCCGACAGGACCACCTTGCGCGATGCGTTCATGTCGAGCGCCGCCGCAAGGGCCTGATAGACTTTCAGCGACAGCGTGTCGCCGACCATCACGGAGCCGGCTTCCGCGCCGATCAATCGCGCGATGCGATCGCCGACATGGCGCGGCTGGGCGTACCAGCCTGCACTGTTCCAGGCGCGGATCAGCTCGTTGCCCCATTCCGTGGTGATGACGCGGTTGACGCGCTCGGCAACGCCCAGCGGCAGCGCGCCGAGCGAATTGCCGTCGAGATAGATCACGCCTTCAGGCAGGTGGAACAAGGCTTTGGTGTCGTCATAGACGCGAAGCGTGGTCTTGCGAGTGGGCATCTGGACATCTCTACAGAATTGTACGCACACGCCAGAGCTCGGGGAACAGCTCGACCTCCAGCATGCGCTTGAGATAGCTGACGCCGCCGGTGCCCCCGGTGCCACGCTTGAAACCGATGACACGCTCGACCGTCGTCACATGGTTGAAACGCCAGCGGCGAAAGTAGTCCTCGAAGTCGACCAGCTTTTCGGCGACCTCGTAGAGCATCCAGTGCGCTTCCGGCGCCTCGTAAACCTGACGCCAAGCCTGTAGCACGCCTTCGTTGAAGCTGTGGGTCTCGCGGACGTCGCGTGCCAGCACCGCCGCCGGCATCTTCAGCCCGTTGCGATCGGCGAGCCGCAGCACTTCATCGTAAAGGCTCGGCGTCGCGAGCTCGGCTTCGAGCAGCTTCGTCGTTTCCACATCATGCGCGTGCGGCTTGAGCATGGCGTGGTTGCGGTTGCCGAGCAGGAATTCGATCAACCGGTACTGCCGTGACTGGAAGCCAGAGGACTGGCCGAGTTGGGAGCGAAAGCGCGTATATTCGCTCGGCGTCATGGTGCGCAGCACGTCCCAGGCGCCGTTGAGCTGCTCGAAGATGCGCGACATCCGCGCCAGCATCTTCATGGCCGGCGCGACCTCGTCCTTTGCGATCGCGCGGCGCGCGGCGGTCAGCTCATGGAGGGCGAGCCGCATCCACAGCTCTGTCGTCTGATGCTGGATGATGAACAGCATCTCGTCATGGGCTTCCGACAGCGGATGCTGCGCGCCGAGGATCGCATCCAGCGCCAGATAATCGCCATAGGACATCCGCCGGGCGAAATCGGTCTCGGCGCCTTCGCTGGTGGGATCGTAATCGCTGGACGTCATGACAGGCCCTTTCGATCGATCATCCCTCGCCTCGTCAGTCGAGGCCGATCAGGCGCGCGGTGATCGGCGATGATGGATCCTTCAGGGCGTCGATCACGGTAAAATGGTTCAGCCCGGGATCGACGACGAGGCGCGTCGGCACGTCGAAGCCGGTCCAGATATTGGCCATCAGATCGGATTGGCGAATGAATTCCGGCCGCTCGCTGCCGCCGACCCAGGCGGTCACGGGCGAATGTCCGCGTGGCAGGTGCAGCGCCGCGCTTTCCAGCGTCGCCTCCTCCATGGTCATGCGCAGCGTCTCGTTCATCTTCGTCTTCAGCAGCGGACGCAGATCGTGCAGCCCGCTGATCGAAAGCGTGCCGGCGATGCGATTAAAGACGGAAGGTTCGAGCCGGCTGTCGTCGCACAGCATGCGCGTGACGAGATGGCCGCCGGCGGAATGACCGGCTAGACGGATCGGACCGGAAACGAGCGAAGCGGCTTTGGCGATTGCGGCTGTGATTTCCGCGGTGATGTCGCAGATGCGTGCGGCCGGTGTCAGGGTGTAACTCGGCAGCGCCACCGTCCAACCGTGGTGCCGCGCACCTTCGGCCAGATCGGTCCAGGTCGACTTGTCGAAGCGCATCCAGTAACCGCCGTGCACGAAGACGACGAGACCCTTGCTGTCGCCGTCAGGCAGGATGAGGTCGAGGCGCTGGCGCTCGCGGTCGCCATAGGCGATATCGGTGCGAAAACCCTTCAGTCCGGCGCGGTAGGCCGCCGCCCGCTCCGCCCATTGCGCCGGCATCTTGTCGGAGCCCGGGATATGGGCCGAATTGGCGTAAGCATCATCCCAATCGCGCATCGTGACTCCCAGGGACTCGTCCCGCGACGCCAGTCTGCCACCGGACGCGGCGGCGTCCTAGTCTTTATTTTAAGCTTAAAGCATCTTGGAGAGCCGGTGGATTGGGCAACGAACCCGCAAGATCGTTCCGCCGTCATTGCGAGGGGCGTAGCGACGAAGCAATCCAGTCTGCCCCTGCAGACGGATCCTGGATTGCTTCGCTACGCTCGCAATGACCGCGGAGACAGCGAGGCTCACGCCTAGACCTTCTCCACACCGCACCATTCCGCGATGAACAGCGCTGTTGCCTTGGTCGATTTCTTCAGCGAGTCCAGGTCGACGAATTCGTTGAAGCCGTGCATCTCGCCGCCGCTTGCGCCGAAGCACAGGCTCGGGATGCCATAATTGAGGCCGTAGAAGCGGGTGTCGGTGAGCGCCGTAAAGACGAGGTCTTCGACTGCGCCGCCATAGACCTTGTCGAAGGCCTTGGCGAAGGCGGCCTCGGGCGCTGCGGCGTCGGTCAGCTCATAGCCCTCCGACAGGAATCCCGACCATTCGATCTCCGGCGGGTTGTTGGCGAGGAAGCGGTGGTTGCGCGCGGCCGCGGCAACGCAGGCCGCGATCTCCTTCTGGTGGTCGGCGACCGACCAGCCCGGCAGAATCGCGATACGGCAATCGACGTCGCACCAGGCCGGCACGCTGGAAGCCCAGTCGCCGCCCTTGATGATGCCGGGATTGAAGTTGATGGGATGGTTGAGCGTCTTGAAGTGACGATCGGCCTTGGCCCGCTCGTTCCATTCGATCTCGAGCTTCTGGACCGCCTGGATCAGATGATATGCCGCCATGATGGCATTGGCGCCGGAACCGGCGAAAGCGACATGGGTCGGATGGCCCTTCACGCGCAGGCGAAACCAGATCACGCCGACTTGCGAGCGCACCATCTTGCCGCTGGTCGGCTCCGGGATGAAGCAGGCGTCCGCGCGGTAGCCGCGCTGCAGCGTCGAGAGCGCGCCGACGCCGGTGCTCTCCTCCTCGATCACCGACTGGAAGTGAATGCGCGCGGTCGGCTTGAAACCAGCGGCCTTGATCGCGTCCAGCGCATGAAGCGCGCCGATCGTGCCGGATTTCATGTCGCAGGCGCCGCGGCCAAACATCTTGCCGTCCTTGATGACCGGCGAGAACGGCGGCGTCTCCCACAACTCCAGCGGGCCCGCGGGCACCACGTCGCAGTGCCCTTGAATGATCAGCGATTTACCGGCGTTGGTCTGCGGACGGTAGGTGCCGACCACCGAGCGCGCCTTCGAAAAATCATGCTCGATCGGGCCGAAGCCGCGGAGGTCCTTGAGATCGTCGACATTGATGTGCCAGTCGTCGACCTCATAGCCGCGCTCGCGCAGGAGGTCGCCGATCATGTCCTGGCACGGCCCCTCCGCCCCGCGGGTCGAAGGGATCGCAACGAAATCGCGGGTGGTCGCAAGCTGGGCTTCGAAGCCGGCATCGACGGCGTCAAGAATCCTCTGCTGCGTTTCGGCATTCATCAGGCTGCTCCAGGCGTTCAAACAATCGAAGAGCCGGCAAGCTAGCCGATTTCAGCCGTTCGGGTACTCCACAAAATATGCATCCCGCAATGCATCTTCGAGCAGTCGGCCTTCCGAATAGCCATTCAGCGTCCCAGGGCGCGTCACGCCGTCGAGCAGCCGCGGACACGGCTCCGGCGCGCCGAGCACGGTGCGCACGGGGATCCGCTCGGCATAGATGGGCAGCGCGTAGTCCTCGTCATCGTCGGCGACACCCTTGGCGCGAACCTTTGCCGAGGCCTCCTCGATCTCCATCGCGATGAACGAGGTCGCCTTGATCTCCTGCGTGTTGCTGGCTCGCAGGCTCGCGGTGCGACCGGGGAAGAAACGATCGACCATCGCGATCACCGCGCGCTCTTTCTCCTCGGGATCGGTAACGAGATAGGCACTGCCGAACGCCATCACGGCGCGGTAATCGGCGGAGTGGTTGAAGCCGCTGCGCGCCAGCACCAGGCTGTCAAGGTGGGCGACCGTGAGGCAGACGCGCTCGCCTTTGGTCTGGTTGCGCAGCATGCGGCTCGCGCTCGAACCGTGCCAGTACAGCTTGGTGCCCTCGCGCCAGAAGAAGGTCGGCGTGCAATAGGGCTGGCCGTCGATGACATACGACACGTGGCACATCATCGAGGAGTCCAGGATGCGATGTACGGTGTCGTGATCGTAAAAACCGCGGTCGTGACGGCGCTTCACCTTGTTGCGCGCTGAAGTCGGGTAGGAATTCTGGGTCTCAGTCTGACTCACGGCCGCTCCTGTCGGGATTGGAACAATTCCAGCGCAGTTGTAGCGAACCATTTGGTCTGCGATAGTGCCAATTCCATGCAAAATATTCCGACCAATTCCTCTGCGCCCGCCAAGGCCGAATTGCCGCTCGACCTCACCGGTCCGCACATCACGGCCGGCGCCTCCGCAGCACACCGGCTGTATCAGGCGCTGTGCGAGATGATCGTCGCCGGCCTCGTGAAGCCCGGCGAGCCGCTGCCACCGTCAAGGACATTGGCGAAGCAGACGGGCTTTCGCCGTAACGCCATCGTCACCGCCTATGAGCGGCTGATCGCCGACGGCTTTGCCGACGCCACCGTCGGCTCCGGCACGTTCGTCGCCGCGCGCATTCCGGCTCGCGCAGTCGAGCCGAAGAAACCAAAGGTCGTGATCGAGGCGCCACGACAAGGCGCGTTCTCGCTCGGCTGCACCCATATCGACGAGCGCGCCGTGCAGCGTTTTCGCGCCTTCGTCGGCAGGCGCATGCGCGCGTTCGGGTCCGAGCATCTGCACTATGGCGATCCCCGCGGCAGCCGCGAGCTGCGCGCGGCGATCGCCGATCATCTGTTGTCGGCACGCGGCCTGCGCTGCG harbors:
- the kynU gene encoding kynureninase, which translates into the protein MPTRKTTLRVYDDTKALFHLPEGVIYLDGNSLGALPLGVAERVNRVITTEWGNELIRAWNSAGWYAQPRHVGDRIARLIGAEAGSVMVGDTLSLKVYQALAAALDMNASRKVVLSDTGNFPTDLYMAEGLIATLGRGHQLRLVAPEEIEAALSEEIAVLYITEVDYRTGRRHDMAKLTEKAHALGIVTVWDLAHSAGALPVDLAGCGADFAAGCTYKYINAGPGAPAFLYVAPRHADTARAALSGWMGHEKPFAFELGYAAAGGVERMRVGTPPVLAMAALEASLDIWDRVDIAEVRARSLALGDLLIAEVERRCPSLKLVTPRSHEHRGSQVSFAFEGGYAAMQALIARGVIGDFRAPDIMRFGITPLYIGESEIMRAAEIMEEVIGDEVWRRPEYQVVNAVT
- a CDS encoding MliC family protein, yielding MGRHKAILLAITMLAGGILSARQADAQTFRTYRCADGTQFIVGFYDDDKRAFVQIDGEPATLAKRLTVSGARYSGSGITLRIPNSGATTVKHLKRPVTACAVIEKAGL
- a CDS encoding tyrosine-protein phosphatase, coding for MSDSPARHLSLQGASNFRDLGGYPTADGRTTRWRHIFRSNHLGQLTAEDIEVVRALGVRSAFDFRGVEERAAGVCVVNEIAVHSLPIEPTVVAALRAELVAGRLTAPVAIEIMRESYRNYVRHNTNSFRALFGHLLEDRAPLVIHCTAGKDRTGFASALILHALGVPDEIIAEDYLLTNTHYKRDATAATDLPDDVRNAIGSVETSYLAAAFAAVDSEYGDLETYLRDGLKIGPQEREALRARYLQT
- a CDS encoding GNAT family N-acetyltransferase produces the protein MILEENVRTTPVPGYVRTLSQQEELPLLRDHLLRLDAGSRHDRFNGFLDDSFIERYAARCAEDGTVIVAYIVDGVVRGAAELHPPEGDSLPEVAFSVEASARRQNVGTILFSRLIAEARWKGYKRLRITTGSENHAMRALARKFGAHLAFRHGESTGTIDLAKTPEAELAELAASPFVAGRALLSFNSTCWKIISSMYGSRAA
- a CDS encoding SGNH/GDSL hydrolase family protein — encoded protein: MSDSLPVIDVPQGIIKLEHPLRNFFDALRRPDPVRIVAMGSSSTAGRADVVPYPHRLEMYLRQHYAEPLPDARIDVVNRGKGGQEAPEELKRFKSDIFSENPSLVLWQIGTNAVFHRDQYKFQDVLDAIADGVNQLLKPRQRPMDVVLIDPQYVTAMLRDDKAELSERIVLEIRRIAASAKVNVFQRWALMRHWHVQNGISFEQLLDPTDRPDMLHQSDWSTLQVSQALCKAITDATMSSGWLAVGPKP
- a CDS encoding alpha/beta hydrolase — protein: MRDWDDAYANSAHIPGSDKMPAQWAERAAAYRAGLKGFRTDIAYGDRERQRLDLILPDGDSKGLVVFVHGGYWMRFDKSTWTDLAEGARHHGWTVALPSYTLTPAARICDITAEITAAIAKAASLVSGPIRLAGHSAGGHLVTRMLCDDSRLEPSVFNRIAGTLSISGLHDLRPLLKTKMNETLRMTMEEATLESAALHLPRGHSPVTAWVGGSERPEFIRQSDLMANIWTGFDVPTRLVVDPGLNHFTVIDALKDPSSPITARLIGLD
- a CDS encoding SDR family oxidoreductase, with the protein product MQGKVIVVTGALGALGKVVAETAQSRGARIAGIDHAPSQLSATPDRIEIGGVDLSDAAQAKTAIDAAAKHFGRLDALINIAGGFAFETVGDGDIKTWQRMYALNVLTALNASHAALPYLAASKACRIVNIGAIGALQAGSGMGPYAASKAGVHRLTEALANEWKGKVTVNAVLPSIIDTKANRADMPKADFSKWVTPQELAEVILFLASDAASGITGALIPVGGRV
- a CDS encoding DUF2161 domain-containing phosphodiesterase, translating into METTLYLPVKRFLEELGFTVKGEIGGCDLVGLSAGDPPVVVIGELKLAFNLELILQAIDRAPAGDEVWIAARMSIRGKGRESDARYRNLCRRLGFGMLGVTDRGQVEVLVKPPTAAPRREPKVRSRLVAEHQRRQGDPVLGGSTRAPIMTAYRQQALACASELAGGPRRVRELRDRCPDAGKILLNNVYGWFERADRGIYGLTEAGHAALKRWPQQRIERDAGVVSAS
- a CDS encoding cobalamin-binding protein, whose product is MRHFPPRRIVCLTEETVETLYLLGEQDRIVGVSGYAVRPPQVRREKPRVSAFVSADMPKILALEPDLVLAFSDLQAGIVADLVRAGVDVHVFNQRDIAGILAMIRTLGALVGAVERAEELAHGHERRLAAMAATSRPSSRPRVYFEEWDDPLISGIGWVSELIEIAGGADVFPELRARQAAKDRIISADAVREASPDVILASWCGKKVVPARIRARDGWSEIPAVRNDRIVEIKSPIILQPGPAALTDGLDAIVTALWGERP
- a CDS encoding PaaI family thioesterase, which encodes MTPLEKLQAMKMPFAELKGVEFIEAGRDRVVARMTVRPDLCTLHHTIHGGAVMALADSVGAAATVINLPEDAKGTTTLESKTNFIGGAKEGTTVIATATPVHRGRRTQVWTTRLETEDGKLVAVVTQTQLVLV
- a CDS encoding DUF2735 domain-containing protein, with the translated sequence MMNNGLSHGSAKIYQFPVGGRAALAGHRYGDPRFPADHASLPANVSICSDSWYHQDAVDEAKPKWER
- the kynA gene encoding tryptophan 2,3-dioxygenase, translated to MTSSDYDPTSEGAETDFARRMSYGDYLALDAILGAQHPLSEAHDEMLFIIQHQTTELWMRLALHELTAARRAIAKDEVAPAMKMLARMSRIFEQLNGAWDVLRTMTPSEYTRFRSQLGQSSGFQSRQYRLIEFLLGNRNHAMLKPHAHDVETTKLLEAELATPSLYDEVLRLADRNGLKMPAAVLARDVRETHSFNEGVLQAWRQVYEAPEAHWMLYEVAEKLVDFEDYFRRWRFNHVTTVERVIGFKRGTGGTGGVSYLKRMLEVELFPELWRVRTIL